In Providencia hangzhouensis, the DNA window GTGAATTTTCTTGCATTCGGCTGTTTGAGGTACCAAGTAATTCACGGCTCATACGACCAAATGGGTCTGGAGTAGAGACTTGGTCTACGATAACCCCCTGTAAATCCACATACAAAGCACCAAAATAATTTTTTTCGGGTTGAGTCTCTGTCTGATAAAGAGCAATCGACCCAATAACAACAAAAAATAATACTAAGAAAATGGCGTTGAAAACGAATTCCCTAATAAAGTTCAGTGCTCGCCAGCTAATTCTAAAAATGGTAGCGATGATGTCCCATAGTTGACGCATGTTTTCTCCTATCCTGCATATTCTGCACCACAAGGGTGTTGGCTTCATTTGTTTGCCGTTGACTTATGGCACAAACTATTTTTGGATATTACATAAATAGTTCTTTCTACAGTTGGGTTACTTCAGCCTGTAGCACGAATTAACAACAATATACTCAAAAGCAAATCTGTTACCCGATCACCACATCGAACACTTGATATCTTAGTTGTATCAATACAATTAGTTGCAATAGCGGGCTATTTTTATGCATAACAAAATTATGATACGCAAGGTACAATGCTTCAATGATATTTTTCACATGTGACAAATGATACAATTCAATGAATTTATAACGTAATTTTACCTAACGAATAACTGTTATTGTTGTATTAGTGTAAGCGATTTTCCTTTAAGCTTAAACAATAGATAGCGTGGGTATAATTATCTAATTGAATGATTATCATATCAGTTTACTCTTAAACGGAGACAAATATGGATGCTTTGACCCTTTTGTTGAACCGCCGTTCAGCTTCAAGACTTACAACACCAGCACCGCAAGGCGAAGAACTCGACAATATACTTGCTGCGGGGATGAGAGCACCTGATCACGGTGCTTTGAAGCCGTGGCATTTTGTTGTTATGCAAAATGAGGGGATTAAACGCTTCAGTGAGCTATTGGAAAAAGCAGCAATTGAAGGGCAATTAGGCGCAGAGGTACAAGAAAAAGCTCGTAATGCCCCTTTTCGCGCCCCATTAATTATTACTGTGATCGCTAAATTAAAAGATCATCCGAAAATACCACAATGGGAACAATTAGTTGCTGCGAGCTGTACGGTTCAAGCAATGCAGATGGCAGCAGTAGCTCAAGGTTTTGGCGGTATATGGCGCTCAGGTTCATGGACAGAAGATGCTGTGGTTCGTGCCGGATTAGGTTGTGGAGATAACGACCGCATTGTTGGGTTCCTTTATTTAGGAACTCCAGAGCTTAAAGCGCCAGTAAAAGTACAAGCTCCTGATATGACAGGCTATGTATCTCACTTCTAAAGAGAATAATAATGACTGAAAAAATTAGATTAACTCAATATAGTCATGGTGCTGGTTGCGGTTGTAAAATTGCACCGAAAGTATTAGAGCAAATTCTGCACACAGAGCAAGCAAAATTTCATGATCCACATTTGTTAGTTGGTAATGAAACTAAAGATGATGCGGCCGTTTATGATTTAGGTAATGGAATAGGCATCATCAGCACAACAGACTTTTTCATGCCGATCGTTGACTCCCCATTTGAATTTGGTCGGATTGCAGCAACCAACGCGATTAGCGATATTTTTGCAATGGGTGGTAAGCCAATTATGGCCATTGCTATTTTAGGCTGGCCAATTGCGAAGTTACCACCGGAAGTGGCTCGTGAGGTGATTGAAGGTGGACGAGCAGCTTGTGCTGATGCTGGTATCTCGTTAGCTGGTGGCCATTCTATTGATGCACCTGAGCCTATTTTTGGTTTGGCGGTTACGGGTGTTGTGAATACGGAGTATGTGAAGAAAAATAGTGCCGCAACAGCGGGGTGCGAATTGTTCTTGACGAAACCGCTTGGAATTGGTGTTTTGACAACAGCAGAGAAAAAAGGGGTGCTTGCGCCGGAACATCAACACTTAGCGGCAGAAACCATGTGCCAAATGAATAAGCTAGGTGCGGTGGTTGCGCCTTTAGATGGTGTGACGGCAATGACTGACGTGACTGGTTTCGGTTTATTAGGTCATTTAAGTGAGATTTGCGAAGGGTCTAAAGTTCGTGCTGAAATCTCCTTTAGTAAAGTTCCTAAATTAGCCAATGTCGAAAAATATATTGAAGCAGGTTGTGTTCCTGGGGGAACCACTCGTAACTTTGACAGTTATGGGCACCTTATTGGCCCTATGAGTGATATGCAGCGTCAACTACTGTGTGATCCTCAAACTTCTGGCGGCTTACTTATTGCAGTAAAACCTTCCGAAGTCTCTAAAATTAAAGAGATTGCACAGCAGCAAGGTGTTTTGTTACAGTCTATCGGTAAATTATTACCCCATCAGGATAATGTTCCTTTAGTTGAAGTGATAGATTAATTTATGCGTTTGTTTATTGCGGAAAAACCGAGCCTTGCAAGGGCCATTGCAGATGTATTACCAAAGCCCCACAAACGAGGTGATGGTTTTATTCAATGTGGTGATGGCCAAACTGTAACATGGTGTATTGGCCATCTTTTAGAGCAGGCGGAACCCGATGCTTATGAACCTCGGTATGCACGATGGAATCTTCAGGATTTGCCAATTATCCCTGATAAGTGGCAATTGAAGCCCCGTCCCGCAGTAACTAAACAATTAAAAACTATTGAAACATTGCTGAAGCAAGCCTCAATAGTTGTCCATGCAGGGGACCCCGATAGAGAAGGTCAATTGCTGGTGGACGAAGTGCTTGACTTTTTGAAGCTCGACCCTGAAAAACGCAAAGAAGTAAAACGTTGTTTAATCAATGACCTTAACCCACAAGCCGTTGAGCGGGCAATTGAGCGTTTGAGAGAAAATCGTGAGTTTATTCCTCTTTGTGTCTCTGCTTTAGCAAGAGCACGGGCAGATTGGTTGTATGGCATCAATATGACCCGTGCTTATACGTTATTAGGGCAACGAGGAGGCTATCAAGGCGTTCTTTCTGTAGGGCGGGTACAAACTCCGGTATTGGGGTTAGTTGTTAGGCGCGACGAAGAAATAGAAAACTTTGTACCTAAAGACTATTTTGAGGTTAAAGCTCATATTGTTACGCCAAAGGATGAGCGCTTTGTAGCGATATGGCAGCCAAGCGACTCCTGTATTGACTATCAGGATGAAGAAGGGCGTTTATTCCATCGGCCGCTTGCAGAGCATGTGGTATCGCGTATTGAGGGCAAACCTGCCATAGTGACGCAATATCAGGACAAGCGCGAATCAGAAATTGCACCGTTGCCTTTCTCTTTATCTTCTTTGCAGATTGAAGCTGCCAAAAAATATGCGTTGAGCGCTCAAGAAGTATTGGACATTTGCCAACGTTTATATGAAACACATAAGTTGATTACTTATCCACGTTCAGATAGCCGTTATTTACCGGATGAACATTTTGCAGGGAGACACAGTGTCTTGAATGCAATTGCGGTGCATCAACCAGACCTCACTGAATTTGAATTGCCTGAGCTGGATAAAAAGAACCGGTGTTGGGATGATAAAAAAGTCGATGCTCACCATGCCATTATCCCAACAGCAAAAACGGCAGCAGTAAAGTTAACTGAGAATGAAAGTAAAATTTACCAATTGATTGCGCGTCAATATATTATTCAGTTTATGCCCGATGCGGTTTACCGTAAGTGTACAATTGATCTAGAAATTGAAAAGGGTAAATTTATTGCAAAAGCTCGATTTCTTGCTGAAGCAGGTTGGCGAGTCGTATTGGGCAATAAAGAGCGCGATGCTGAAAACGATGGTATGCCACTGCCAGTTGTGAGTAAGAATGATGAGTTGTTATGTGAAAAAGGGGAAGTGGTTGAACGGCAAACGCAGCCTCCACGTCCTTTTACGGATGCAACGTTATTATCAGCAATGACTGGGATCGCTCGTTTTGTACAAGATAAAGCATTAAAAAAAGTATTGCGAGAAACGGATGGGCTTGGTACAGAAGCGACTAGAGCCGGTATCATTGACTTACTATTCAAACGCCAATTTCTCTACAAAAAAGGGCGTTATATTCATTCCTCGCCTGCGGGAAGGGCTCTAATTCATGTTTTACCCGATATGGCAACATTACCAGATATGACAGCCCATTGGGAGTCAGTATTAACCCAAATTAGTGAAAAACAATCACGTTATGATGATTTTATGCATCCACTAAGCCAAACGCTAATGCAATTAATTCACCATGCACGTCAGTTTACAAATTTGAGGGCATTTCGAGAACTCCCCGCTCCATCAGTAAAAACGGGAAAAAAACCAGTAAAAGCGGGTAAGAAAACAAAAAAGAAACAGGATTAGTTGAGTCTGGTAAACCAATAAAAGGCGCTTAAGGCGCCTTTTTGCATTATGACAAGTAAGAAAGTTTACTTTGAGAGGTCAAATTCAGACCATACAGGTGCGTGGTCTGATGGCTTTTCCATCCCGCGGATTTCGTAATCAATACCCGTTGCAATACAACGCTCAGCGAGTTTATTGGAGGCCAGTAATAAATCGATACGTAGGCCACGGTTATCATCGAAGCCTTTCGAACGGTAGTCAAACCATGAGTAGCAGTCAGAAATATCAGGGTTTTTTGCACGATATGTATCGACTAAACCCCAGCCTAATAATTTAGCTAACCACTCACGCTCTTCGGGTAAAAAAGAGCATTTTCCGGTTTTTAACCAACGTTTACGGTTTGCATCACCGATACCAATATCAAGATCGGTTGGGCTGATATTCATGTCACCCATAATGAGCAACTGTGACTCTGCCGTTTGTGTTGATGTGATGTAATTTTGTAAATCTTGATAAAATTTTTCTTTTGCCGGAAATTTTGTTGGGTGGTCACGGCTTTCTCCTTGAGGAAAATAACCATTTACAACCGTCAATGGGCCGCGATCTGTTTGGATATCAGCCATGATAATGCGACGCTGTGCATCGTCATCGTCAGTTGGAAAACCTTTACGGACAGCAAGAGGCTCATTTTTAGTTAATAGAGCCACGCCATAATGCGCTTTTTGACCGTGATAAAAAACATGATAGCCGAGCTGACTAACTTCTTCATAAGGAAACATATCATCATGGACTTTGGTTTCTTGTAAGCCAATAACCTCAGGTTGATGTTTTTCGATGATTGCAGCGAGTTGGTGAGGGCGAGCTCGAAGGCCATTAATATTGAACGATATGAATTTCATGGTTTTTTATCACCTAGTTTTATGATTATTATGCTTATTCTACCAGATGGTAGCAATACTGTAACCCCACGGAGTATGTTTCAACGGTTAGATTGTTTTAAAGACGATAATGGCTATGATAAAAATGCTCATGGCTTAACTTATTCTTGGTATAGTATCAAAATTCAGTGGTTAATATAAAAATAATAATAAATTTAATTAATCAAAAAATATTATGGCCAATTAAATTTATTATGGGTGCTAGAGTTTAGTTTTCTATTAAAGCTAAATTAATAATATCATTATTAACTAGTTTTAATTTCATTTAAAGTCAATTGGTTATTTATATTTTAATGTGATTTAATAGTGGGGGAATAAAAAATAATCAATCGAAACAATATAATATATTGCTTTGTAATGATGGAAATTATAAAAATACTTTTATGAAATATTGTTAATCATTCAATAAAAAATCAAGTTTGATTTTTTATTTTGTGAATTAATTTCTGGGTTAATCAATATAATTATTAATGAGAAAGTTAAGTATGTTGATTAATATTTTAATAAACTGAATGGGGTCATAGATATGTTCTTTTCAAGAAAATTAGAGGCGTTTATGGCGGTTGTTGAGAATGGCTCGTTAAGCAAGGCTGCAAGAGTGATGAACCGTACGACACCTCCCATCGCGAAGTCAATCAAAGACTTTGAGACAAGCCTAGGAAAACGGCTTTTTAAACGAGAAAAATTTGGAATGACATTAACTAAGGATGGCCAAGAACTTTATAACGATCTAAGAGATCTTTATTTACAGGAGAAAGAAATAACAAAAAAACATTTTTCTGGTTATATAATAAATGAGGCTAATATTTATTATGATTGGGGTAAGGAAAGCCATTTAATTAATTTATATCAATCAGCACATCAAAATAATGTGCAAGTAAATATATTAAGGTTTAATTATGATGAAGTAGATGAAATTGTCGATTATGATGGTAATACACTTATTCTTAGCTCTGAACAAGTTGTCAGTGAGCGATTTTCATTACAAAAAATAATAGAAAACTCACCATTAGGTATCTATTGTAGGAAAGAACTTTATGAAAAATTCCATTATGATCTTGTTACACTATTACAAAAAAGTACATGGCTATGTGATCCCGCATTTTATAAAAGTTCATTAATGAGCGATTTATTAGCAAAAATTGAAACGGTTGATAATAAAACGAGTGTGAGACAAATGGATAATATTGGTTGTTGCCAAAGTTTCATTCAAGATGGTGATTTTATAGGCATAATAGACCATTATCCAGAAGAAGAATTGATTGATAAATCATTGATTTATATACCATTGAATAAAATTTTGGGGAAAAGTGTGTGTTATATCTATAAATCAAAATCACACTCAAGTGTGTTAAATCGTTTTATGGGAGTTGTTGATAAACTAGGAGGTGAAATCAATTAAATGGTGGTGGGAGAAGGATTCGAACCTTCGAAGTCTGTGACGGCAGATTTACAGTCTGCTCCCTTTGGCCGCTTGGGTATCCCACCAGATTTTGAGTTGCTGTAATCATTGACAGCGGGCGGCATCATATCAAATGACGCGCCGCTGTAAAGCATTAATTTTCAATAAAATGGTTGTTTGCTGTTTTTTTATTCTTAATGCGTGTTAAATCAACAAAGTGTTGTTAAATAAGCCGCTATATTATTGGCTTATAAAATAATGGTGCGATTACCATATACAAATACACGTTGAGCTAAGACCCAATAGAGAGCATGGCTTAGTACATTTTTTTCAACATCACGCCCTGCACGCATCATATCATCGGCTGTGAATGTATGGTCTACATTAATCACATTCTGTGTAATGATTGGTCCTTCATCAAGGTTATCATTAACAAAGTGCGCAGTAGCCCCAATAATTTTTACGCCACGCTCATAAGCTTGGTGATAAGGGCGGGCACCAATAAATGCAGGTAAAAACGAGTGGTGAATATTGATAATTTGGTTTGGATAATGCTGCACAAATGCAGGCGTTAATACACGCATATATTTAGCTAAGACAACATAATCAGGCTGATATTGGTCTATCTGCGCTGTCATTTTTTCGTCATGTTGTTCGCGTGTTAGGCCTTCATGGCTAATATGGTGGAATGGAATGCCAAATTGTTCGACTAAGTTTTTTAGCGTGTCGTGGTTTCCAATAACCGCTGCAATTTCAACATCTAAGCCATCATAAGCACTCTTCATGAGCAGGTCGCCCAAACAATGTGCTTCTTTTGTAACCATAACGACAATACGACGACGACCCGCTGTGTTTAATTCACGTTGAGATCCAACTGGTAATGCATCATCGAGGTCAGCTAATAATGTTTCATCGTTGAAAATTCCCTCTAACTCAGTTCTCATAAAGAAACGGCCAGTGTGATGATCAACAAACTCATTATTTTGTACAATGTTGAGTTGGTGCTTATAGCAAATATTGGTGATTTTCGCGATTAATCCTTTCGCGTCAGGGCAAATTGTCCTGAGAATTTTTTTCTGTACAATTTTGTGTTGCATGAAACAGCCTAATCCTTAACTAACAAAGCGATATGAAAAAATGACGGATTGAGTATCAAATGTGTCTCATTAGACAGGCATTAAATAAAGGGTAATTAGTCTGGATGACCACACTTTTTATATTTTTGACCAGAGCCACAGGGGCATAAATCATTACGACCGACTTTGGGGGTAATGCCGTCTATATAATACCAACACGAATCCATCTTAATAAAACGCGAACGTTCATGAATAAGCTGCTTATGATCAGCTTTTTCATCAATAAAGCAAGCCGAAAATTCGACATAAGCTTCATTGGGATTTTTAGCATAAGAAGAACTAATAACACGAAGACCAAACCAGTGTGTTTTCGGAAAACTATTGACTATTTCTTGATGCCATTCTTGAGCATGGCAATCTGGGTGCCATGTTTTAATAAGATAATCGACGTCTTGGTGTACATAAGCACTATACCTTGAACGCATAAGTTGCTCTGGTGTCTGTGGAATAGCTTTCCCTTGTAAAAAAGGAGCGCAGCATTGCTCAAATTGTGCTTCGTTGCCACAGTAACACCTATCTTCTACTTGTGATTTCATAACACTCTCTATAAAAATAAGTATAAGATTGAAAAGTCACTATACTTAAATGATGGCGAATAAATGATTTTATCGTATGAATAATTGTATTGTTAATTAAACCAGGCTTTTGCAGTAGGTATCTTATGAAAAATAGAAAAATACTCATAATAGAAGACGAAATCACCTTCTGTACAATTTTAAAAAACTACCTAGAAACGCTGGGTATTGAGATCTATACCGCAGATAATGGTCAATTAGCAATAGAGATGTTAACAATAGACCGTATCAAACCTGATATCATTCTATGTGACTTAAATATGCCTGTCATGAATGGTGAAGCGTTTATGAAAGCGTTAGTTGCGCGTAATATTGATATTCCTGTCATTGTGATTACAGCAACAACAGATTTCACTCAGTTAGATAGAATGTTTCGCTTAGGTGCAAAGGATGCTTTGTTAAAGCCAATAAAAAATTTAGATGAAGTTAAAGTGACAATCCTTTCTGCGTTGTATCCTGAGCAAAATAGCCTAACAGAGCTGTTAGGAGAGGAAATCCCTCAGATTTCGACACTAATGCAAAACGATACTCAAGAACTGTTAGCGGTATTGAAACAGTTACAACCACCAGTACATCAAATTATAAATAATTACCGAATTAACTATCGCCAACTTAATGAGGCTAACCGTTTTGGATTATTATTAGACCTAGCGCCCATTTCAGACAGCCAAATAGGTTTTTACTGTATTGATACTGAGCGCTCTCCTCAAGAAGGCATTATGGCTGCTTTTTTGATTAGAGTCGTGTTCAATGATCTCTTGAAAAGTGCGGTAAGCCACCCAGAAAAAAAATTACCCAATATTGATAGAATTATTAACCAAATAAATTATTTACTGGAGGATTCGGGGTTTAGTGGCCAGTTTCCGCTATTATTGGGGTATTTTAATACACGGAATAAAGCGATTATTATGGCGAGTGCAGGTTTAGAAGCGGATATAACGACAGAAAATACGCATGTTAAGTTATCTAGAAGCCTTCCTTTAGGAGCGTTGAAATTTTACCAATCTAATCATTTAGAGGTAAAAGGAAATGCTTGGCAGTGTTTAATTCGCAATAATAGCCAGAAAATAAAACTAATGTTTAACCCCGAAACATAGTTATTACCTAAAATGTATACTCTTTTAATCTGAATAACTCTATTCGGACTCGTCGCTATTTATTCATGAACATTTCCTGATATACTTCTGCGCACTTAAAATGCCTCTTGTTACTTTAGTAAAATTCGAGAGGCTAAGATGATATCTGGAGTGATAAAAATGACACAGCGCAAGGTGCGTAAAGCGGTAATCCCAGTTGCGGGCTTAGGGACTCGTATGCTTCCTGCAACAAAGGCAATCCCAAAAGAAATGTTACCAATAGTTGATAAGCCACTTATTCAATATGTTGTTAATGAGTGTATCGCTGCTGGGATCAATGAAATTGTTTTAGTGACACATTCATCAAAAAATTCCATTGAAAACCACTTTGACACAAGCTTTGAGTTAGAGGCTATCTTGGAAGCGCGTGTTAAGCGCCAGTTATTGGATGAGGTTCAATCTATTTGCCCAAGCCACGTAACGATTATGCAAACACGACAAGGAATAGCAAAAGGATTAGGTCATGCAATTTTGTGTGCTAAACCTTTAGTCGGTGAAGAGCCTTTTGCGGTTATTTTACCCGATGTCATTTTAGACCGTTACAGTACAGATTTAACCAAATTTAACTTGCGTGAAATGCTAGAACAATATGAGTCAACAGGCGCAAGTCAAATTTTAGTTGAACCAGTCCCTGAAGAAGATGTATCTAACTATGGTATTGTGGATTGTAATGGAGAAATGTTAGAACCTGGAGATAGTAAAAGAATTATTCGTATGGTTGAAAAACCAAAACGTGAAGAAGCTCCATCTAATTTATCTATTGTTGGCCGTTATGTTTTATCTGAAAAGATTTGGGATGCATTAGCCAAAACAGCGCCAGGTGCTGGGGATGAAATACAATTAACCGATGCTATTGCATTAATGATGGAAAATAATGAGCCAGTAGAGGCCTACCACTTATGTGGTAAAAGTCATGACTGTGGAAATAAATTAGGTTATATGAAAGCGTTCGTTGAATATGGAATGCAGCATGATGCACTGGGAGATGAGTTTACCCAGTGGCTGAAGAAATTATCAGTATCATTGAATTCAGCAAAATAAAATTCCGCAATAAATTTTATTAAAGGCTAACTTAATTTGTTAGCCTTTTTTTATACGTAGATAAATAAATCATTAACAAAAATACCAAGTATAAAGAGGAACACTCTGACTTGAGCTGTTCAGTCTGTACACGTTATAAGTGGTGAGAGTACAAAAATTAGCATACAACTTCATTACATAAATAGAATCACTGAAAAATATTTAAGTTTATCTAATTAAGCTTACATATCTTTACTGCTATGCTTTTATTTATCATGATTATTTGGTAGATGGCGTAATACGTCGTAACAGCTTAAAACAGAACAGTTAATTGAAGTAGGGAGCGGCAGTTATGCGGTTTTAGTGCTAAAGACTGTAGCTATAATAGATAAGGGCTTTTTCTTAGTGCAGGTTAATATAAATAATATATAAAGGATTAAATAAAAACACCCTTATAAAAGGGTGTTTAAAATACATGTTGAGGCTATTAGATTAAGAAATCATCCAAAGATTTGCCTTGTTCTTCAATGGCAACCTTGATTACTGCTGGAGTACGGCCTTGGCCTGTCCAAGTTTTGGTTTCGCCATTTTCATCAACATATTTATATTTAGCTGGACGTGCAGCGCGTTTAGCACGAGTGCTAGTGCTTTTACCTGAATCCATTGTTTGCAGAAGGTCATTTAAATCTACGCCTTGCTCAAGGATCATTTCACGAACTTTTTCCAATTTACGGTTACGTTCTTCTAATTCCGCGCGAGCTTGGCTTTCTTCATCACGACGTTCTTCAACAACGACGGTTAATTTTTCCAGCATTTCTTCTAAAGATTCTAAAGTTACTTCGCGAGCTTGAGCACGAAGAGTACGGATGTTATTTAACGCTTTTAATGATTCGCTCATTTTCCTGGTCTCAAATTATTTGTTGGCATGTGTACAGTAATAATAGAATGCTATTTTAAATTCTGCAATAGCTAAATTACATCCTTAGTTTAAAAGTAATCTTTAACGAATGCAATTTTTTTACAAAAGAAAAATAAACTTTTCGTAGATATATATATAGCTATTATCAATAACTGAACTAAACGAAAAATAGGAATAAGCTAAAATCTTAGTGATTAAATAATTCAAAAAAGAAGAGGAGGGTCTCATTTTACTTTTACTCGGAATGAATTGAAGGGATAGACTCGCTTAAATTTTCTTTTTTTGATGATGTTTTTTAGCGGAATGTGCTTTAGTTGAAACTGTTTATAGTTAATATCAAATTGGTTTTTTTGCCCGCAAGCTAAGCAATATTTGCAATAAGGTATAAGCAATAAGGTATAAACTGAACTGGGAAAAGTTCAA includes these proteins:
- a CDS encoding NAD(P)H nitroreductase, translated to MDALTLLLNRRSASRLTTPAPQGEELDNILAAGMRAPDHGALKPWHFVVMQNEGIKRFSELLEKAAIEGQLGAEVQEKARNAPFRAPLIITVIAKLKDHPKIPQWEQLVAASCTVQAMQMAAVAQGFGGIWRSGSWTEDAVVRAGLGCGDNDRIVGFLYLGTPELKAPVKVQAPDMTGYVSHF
- the selD gene encoding selenide, water dikinase SelD; its protein translation is MTEKIRLTQYSHGAGCGCKIAPKVLEQILHTEQAKFHDPHLLVGNETKDDAAVYDLGNGIGIISTTDFFMPIVDSPFEFGRIAATNAISDIFAMGGKPIMAIAILGWPIAKLPPEVAREVIEGGRAACADAGISLAGGHSIDAPEPIFGLAVTGVVNTEYVKKNSAATAGCELFLTKPLGIGVLTTAEKKGVLAPEHQHLAAETMCQMNKLGAVVAPLDGVTAMTDVTGFGLLGHLSEICEGSKVRAEISFSKVPKLANVEKYIEAGCVPGGTTRNFDSYGHLIGPMSDMQRQLLCDPQTSGGLLIAVKPSEVSKIKEIAQQQGVLLQSIGKLLPHQDNVPLVEVID
- a CDS encoding DNA topoisomerase III, giving the protein MRLFIAEKPSLARAIADVLPKPHKRGDGFIQCGDGQTVTWCIGHLLEQAEPDAYEPRYARWNLQDLPIIPDKWQLKPRPAVTKQLKTIETLLKQASIVVHAGDPDREGQLLVDEVLDFLKLDPEKRKEVKRCLINDLNPQAVERAIERLRENREFIPLCVSALARARADWLYGINMTRAYTLLGQRGGYQGVLSVGRVQTPVLGLVVRRDEEIENFVPKDYFEVKAHIVTPKDERFVAIWQPSDSCIDYQDEEGRLFHRPLAEHVVSRIEGKPAIVTQYQDKRESEIAPLPFSLSSLQIEAAKKYALSAQEVLDICQRLYETHKLITYPRSDSRYLPDEHFAGRHSVLNAIAVHQPDLTEFELPELDKKNRCWDDKKVDAHHAIIPTAKTAAVKLTENESKIYQLIARQYIIQFMPDAVYRKCTIDLEIEKGKFIAKARFLAEAGWRVVLGNKERDAENDGMPLPVVSKNDELLCEKGEVVERQTQPPRPFTDATLLSAMTGIARFVQDKALKKVLRETDGLGTEATRAGIIDLLFKRQFLYKKGRYIHSSPAGRALIHVLPDMATLPDMTAHWESVLTQISEKQSRYDDFMHPLSQTLMQLIHHARQFTNLRAFRELPAPSVKTGKKPVKAGKKTKKKQD
- the xthA gene encoding exodeoxyribonuclease III; amino-acid sequence: MKFISFNINGLRARPHQLAAIIEKHQPEVIGLQETKVHDDMFPYEEVSQLGYHVFYHGQKAHYGVALLTKNEPLAVRKGFPTDDDDAQRRIIMADIQTDRGPLTVVNGYFPQGESRDHPTKFPAKEKFYQDLQNYITSTQTAESQLLIMGDMNISPTDLDIGIGDANRKRWLKTGKCSFLPEEREWLAKLLGWGLVDTYRAKNPDISDCYSWFDYRSKGFDDNRGLRIDLLLASNKLAERCIATGIDYEIRGMEKPSDHAPVWSEFDLSK
- a CDS encoding LysR family transcriptional regulator; the encoded protein is MFFSRKLEAFMAVVENGSLSKAARVMNRTTPPIAKSIKDFETSLGKRLFKREKFGMTLTKDGQELYNDLRDLYLQEKEITKKHFSGYIINEANIYYDWGKESHLINLYQSAHQNNVQVNILRFNYDEVDEIVDYDGNTLILSSEQVVSERFSLQKIIENSPLGIYCRKELYEKFHYDLVTLLQKSTWLCDPAFYKSSLMSDLLAKIETVDNKTSVRQMDNIGCCQSFIQDGDFIGIIDHYPEEELIDKSLIYIPLNKILGKSVCYIYKSKSHSSVLNRFMGVVDKLGGEIN
- the purU gene encoding formyltetrahydrofolate deformylase encodes the protein MQHKIVQKKILRTICPDAKGLIAKITNICYKHQLNIVQNNEFVDHHTGRFFMRTELEGIFNDETLLADLDDALPVGSQRELNTAGRRRIVVMVTKEAHCLGDLLMKSAYDGLDVEIAAVIGNHDTLKNLVEQFGIPFHHISHEGLTREQHDEKMTAQIDQYQPDYVVLAKYMRVLTPAFVQHYPNQIINIHHSFLPAFIGARPYHQAYERGVKIIGATAHFVNDNLDEGPIITQNVINVDHTFTADDMMRAGRDVEKNVLSHALYWVLAQRVFVYGNRTIIL
- a CDS encoding YchJ family protein, with amino-acid sequence MKSQVEDRCYCGNEAQFEQCCAPFLQGKAIPQTPEQLMRSRYSAYVHQDVDYLIKTWHPDCHAQEWHQEIVNSFPKTHWFGLRVISSSYAKNPNEAYVEFSACFIDEKADHKQLIHERSRFIKMDSCWYYIDGITPKVGRNDLCPCGSGQKYKKCGHPD
- the rssB gene encoding two-component system response regulator RssB — its product is MKNRKILIIEDEITFCTILKNYLETLGIEIYTADNGQLAIEMLTIDRIKPDIILCDLNMPVMNGEAFMKALVARNIDIPVIVITATTDFTQLDRMFRLGAKDALLKPIKNLDEVKVTILSALYPEQNSLTELLGEEIPQISTLMQNDTQELLAVLKQLQPPVHQIINNYRINYRQLNEANRFGLLLDLAPISDSQIGFYCIDTERSPQEGIMAAFLIRVVFNDLLKSAVSHPEKKLPNIDRIINQINYLLEDSGFSGQFPLLLGYFNTRNKAIIMASAGLEADITTENTHVKLSRSLPLGALKFYQSNHLEVKGNAWQCLIRNNSQKIKLMFNPET
- the galU gene encoding UTP--glucose-1-phosphate uridylyltransferase GalU; this translates as MTQRKVRKAVIPVAGLGTRMLPATKAIPKEMLPIVDKPLIQYVVNECIAAGINEIVLVTHSSKNSIENHFDTSFELEAILEARVKRQLLDEVQSICPSHVTIMQTRQGIAKGLGHAILCAKPLVGEEPFAVILPDVILDRYSTDLTKFNLREMLEQYESTGASQILVEPVPEEDVSNYGIVDCNGEMLEPGDSKRIIRMVEKPKREEAPSNLSIVGRYVLSEKIWDALAKTAPGAGDEIQLTDAIALMMENNEPVEAYHLCGKSHDCGNKLGYMKAFVEYGMQHDALGDEFTQWLKKLSVSLNSAK
- the hns gene encoding histone-like nucleoid-structuring protein H-NS, with translation MSESLKALNNIRTLRAQAREVTLESLEEMLEKLTVVVEERRDEESQARAELEERNRKLEKVREMILEQGVDLNDLLQTMDSGKSTSTRAKRAARPAKYKYVDENGETKTWTGQGRTPAVIKVAIEEQGKSLDDFLI